From a single Streptomyces sp. 1331.2 genomic region:
- a CDS encoding ROK family protein yields the protein MQLSPSSPRPGTGNDADAQRDGHRRAAPDRGRTLLGPALSLIHTGQAPTRSALTRALDVTRATAGAVTAELEALGLITVDSRPAGGGRGRPSHRLAIDPQGPVVVAGQIHADGLSVTLAGLGGLLDPPVHLPLPAATDPVRMLRAVAEAGAALARATDRRCLGAALALPNPVTEPDGAALAALHFAWPSGTPVADLYDVEVGRADHGPNALRPLPTAIANDANLAALAEYRHGAGRGARHLLFVTSGHRGVGGALVIDGHLHTGSAGLALEVGHLTVDPQGRPCMCGNRGCLNSETDPDALFAAAGLTPEPGRPLLDQARDLCRAAATDDRARAAVEHVIDRLGLGLAGVANILNPDRVVLSGLHLDLLEAAPERLRAVVAERSLWGRSGRVPIVGAELAHGALAGAAELGWGPYLADPQSVPV from the coding sequence GTGCAGCTCTCACCATCAAGCCCGAGGCCCGGCACCGGGAACGACGCCGACGCGCAGCGCGACGGCCACCGTCGCGCGGCCCCCGACCGCGGTCGGACGCTGCTCGGCCCCGCACTCTCGCTGATCCACACCGGTCAGGCGCCGACCCGTTCGGCACTCACCCGCGCGCTGGACGTGACCAGGGCCACCGCCGGTGCGGTCACCGCCGAGCTGGAGGCGCTCGGCCTGATCACCGTCGACTCGCGCCCGGCCGGTGGCGGCCGCGGCCGCCCCTCGCACCGGCTCGCGATCGACCCGCAGGGTCCGGTCGTGGTCGCCGGGCAGATCCACGCCGACGGACTGAGCGTCACCCTGGCCGGCCTCGGCGGGCTGCTCGACCCGCCCGTCCACCTGCCGCTGCCTGCCGCCACCGATCCGGTCCGGATGCTGCGCGCCGTCGCTGAGGCGGGCGCCGCGCTCGCCCGGGCGACCGACCGCCGCTGCCTGGGCGCCGCGCTCGCCCTGCCCAACCCGGTCACCGAGCCGGACGGCGCCGCGCTCGCCGCCCTGCACTTCGCCTGGCCCAGCGGCACCCCGGTCGCCGACCTGTACGACGTCGAGGTCGGCCGCGCCGACCACGGCCCGAACGCGCTGCGCCCGCTGCCCACCGCGATCGCCAACGACGCCAACCTCGCCGCGCTCGCCGAGTACCGGCACGGCGCCGGGCGCGGCGCCCGCCACCTGCTCTTCGTCACCTCCGGCCACCGCGGCGTCGGTGGCGCGCTGGTCATCGACGGCCACCTGCACACCGGCAGCGCGGGCCTCGCCCTGGAGGTCGGCCACCTCACCGTCGACCCGCAGGGCCGCCCCTGCATGTGCGGCAACCGCGGCTGCCTCAACTCCGAGACCGATCCTGACGCGCTGTTCGCGGCCGCAGGGCTCACCCCGGAGCCGGGGCGCCCGCTGCTCGACCAGGCGCGCGACCTCTGCCGGGCCGCCGCCACGGACGACCGCGCGCGGGCGGCGGTGGAGCACGTCATCGACCGGCTCGGGCTCGGGCTGGCCGGCGTCGCCAACATCCTCAACCCCGACCGGGTGGTCCTCAGCGGCCTGCACCTCGACCTGCTGGAGGCTGCTCCCGAGCGGCTGCGCGCGGTGGTCGCCGAACGCAGCCTGTGGGGGCGCAGCGGCCGGGTGCCGATCGTCGGCGCGGAGCTGGCGCACGGGGCGCTCGCGGGTGCGGCCGAACTGGGCTGGGGACCGTACCTGGCGGACCCGCAGTCGGTGCCCGTCTAG
- a CDS encoding DUF6643 family protein, with the protein MTSPRSYDGVGYPSPSFSSGTPIYDSLVAERGVPQIAPINVPAALPPALSSGYGSNLGPSYENRYGNGYESAGSNLPALPPARLALGPGPSSGPSAGPATAYIPAQPAPAYATPQPAVPGYGAPQPYQRPQAGAPAFTQTASGGYQPSGGQSFGGQNTFIGGQAGPQNFGAQPVGHPAGFGQSQPGGPQGFGGPQSFGGQNGVGPGFQGQGGDQSFGGAQLRPAMAPVAPVRPMQPQRPGPYGEPGQFQNGGYQPQGQGY; encoded by the coding sequence ATGACCTCGCCCCGCTCCTACGACGGAGTCGGCTACCCCTCTCCGTCCTTCTCCTCCGGCACGCCGATTTACGACAGCCTCGTGGCTGAGCGCGGCGTCCCCCAGATCGCGCCCATCAACGTGCCGGCCGCCCTGCCGCCGGCGCTGTCGTCCGGCTACGGATCAAATCTCGGCCCCTCCTACGAGAACCGGTACGGCAACGGGTACGAAAGCGCCGGCAGCAACCTCCCCGCGCTGCCGCCCGCCCGCCTCGCTCTGGGCCCCGGCCCGAGCAGCGGCCCCTCCGCCGGCCCCGCCACGGCGTACATCCCGGCGCAGCCCGCTCCGGCGTACGCCACCCCCCAGCCGGCGGTCCCCGGCTACGGCGCCCCCCAGCCGTACCAGCGACCGCAGGCCGGCGCCCCGGCCTTCACCCAGACCGCCAGCGGCGGCTACCAGCCGAGCGGCGGCCAGAGCTTCGGCGGCCAGAACACCTTCATCGGCGGCCAGGCCGGCCCGCAGAACTTCGGCGCGCAGCCGGTCGGCCACCCGGCCGGATTCGGCCAGAGCCAGCCCGGCGGGCCGCAGGGCTTCGGCGGACCGCAGTCCTTCGGCGGCCAGAACGGCGTCGGCCCCGGTTTCCAGGGCCAGGGCGGCGACCAGTCCTTCGGCGGCGCCCAGCTGCGCCCGGCCATGGCGCCGGTCGCGCCGGTCCGCCCGATGCAGCCGCAGCGTCCGGGGCCGTACGGCGAGCCCGGACAGTTCCAGAACGGCGGCTACCAGCCGCAGGGCCAGGGTTACTGA
- a CDS encoding right-handed parallel beta-helix repeat-containing protein, with product MAEHRVRVTQDSASRWRRRAGDYDTLAEALAAAEPGDTVTVRPGTFRENLLLDKPVTIVPAQGPGTVRIEPPSGVAITVTAAATVRDLVVEGGDTSSPAVLVTGEQATPALSGCRIETRSATGIEVAAGARPTLRGCVVANPGGLGLRLRGEGTAAAFEDCEVAAAGQAGLAVLGGATAALDRCRIHHASGAGVLLSDPGSAAELTDCEIYEIRGSGVQAESQSGGRLVDCEIHRVTGNGLTLDGAAELVLTGCRVHDLPENGADLRGRARLSLAHTTVRDFGRGALSVWDQGTEAVAEACQIHGSTGEYPALWVSDGARLTLTDCSLHDLPDALFVLDRDSAATAEGCSFSRIRSSAVSVSGGATVSLASCRVQEAGTGLWFRDHGSGGQLTDCEISDVATGVIVTKGADPVLRDCTVRASTDAGVYVSAQGRGTFENCRVSHGKGFGFHIIDGCRTQLTRCRAEQNERAGFEFSEPGPIAEGCTADDVGAPPLSAVPAGGGVGGGGGVGGGGGAALGPGVGRESAVGPGPGASYGGTDVPAPRSSQLTAAAQALAPSAAASAVIGPIPDCRPAEEALAELDSLVGLATVKQEVRTLIDLISVGRRRRQAGLKAPSLRRHLVFTGAPGTGKTTVARLYGEILASLGVLQRGHLVEVARVDLVGEHIGSTAIRTAAAFDRARGGVLFIDEAYALAPEDGARDFGREAIDTLVKLMEDHRDEVVVIVAGYTAEMERFLSANPGVSSRFSRTISFPDYTADELLEIARAQCAEHEYALSEGTEQALLAHFGGLERGPNFGNGRTARQVFESMVERHAVRVAHLADPSTEELQLLVPADLPTVPLP from the coding sequence ATGGCTGAGCACAGGGTCCGGGTCACCCAGGACAGCGCATCCCGCTGGCGTCGCCGGGCGGGCGACTACGACACGCTCGCGGAGGCCCTGGCGGCCGCCGAACCGGGCGACACCGTGACCGTCCGGCCCGGCACCTTCCGGGAGAACCTGCTGCTGGACAAGCCGGTGACGATCGTCCCGGCCCAGGGCCCGGGCACCGTGCGGATCGAGCCGCCGTCCGGGGTGGCGATCACCGTCACCGCCGCGGCGACCGTCCGCGACCTGGTCGTGGAGGGCGGCGACACGTCCTCCCCGGCCGTCCTGGTCACCGGCGAGCAGGCCACGCCCGCGCTCAGCGGCTGCCGGATCGAGACCCGCTCGGCCACCGGGATCGAGGTCGCGGCCGGCGCCCGGCCTACCCTGCGCGGCTGCGTGGTCGCCAACCCGGGCGGGCTCGGACTGCGACTGCGCGGCGAGGGCACCGCCGCCGCCTTCGAGGACTGCGAGGTCGCCGCCGCCGGACAGGCCGGGCTCGCCGTCCTCGGCGGCGCCACCGCCGCACTGGACCGCTGCCGCATCCACCACGCCTCCGGCGCGGGCGTGCTGCTCTCCGACCCCGGCAGCGCGGCCGAACTGACCGACTGTGAGATCTACGAGATCCGCGGCAGCGGCGTGCAGGCCGAGTCACAGTCGGGCGGGCGGCTCGTCGACTGCGAGATCCACCGGGTCACCGGCAACGGCCTGACCCTGGACGGCGCGGCCGAACTCGTGCTCACCGGCTGCCGGGTGCACGACCTGCCGGAGAACGGCGCCGACCTGCGCGGGCGCGCCCGGCTCAGCCTCGCGCACACCACCGTCCGGGACTTCGGGCGCGGGGCGCTGTCGGTCTGGGACCAGGGCACCGAGGCCGTCGCGGAAGCCTGCCAGATCCACGGCTCCACCGGCGAGTACCCGGCGCTGTGGGTCAGCGACGGCGCCCGGCTCACCCTCACCGACTGCTCGCTGCACGACCTGCCGGACGCCCTGTTCGTCCTCGACCGGGACTCCGCCGCCACCGCCGAGGGCTGCTCGTTCAGCCGGATCCGCAGCTCGGCGGTCTCGGTCAGCGGCGGGGCCACCGTCTCGCTGGCCTCCTGCCGGGTGCAGGAGGCCGGGACGGGACTCTGGTTCCGCGACCACGGCAGCGGCGGGCAGCTCACCGACTGCGAGATCTCCGACGTCGCGACCGGGGTGATCGTCACGAAGGGCGCCGATCCGGTACTGCGCGACTGCACCGTCCGGGCCAGCACGGACGCCGGGGTGTACGTGTCGGCGCAGGGGCGGGGCACCTTCGAGAACTGCCGGGTCTCGCACGGCAAGGGCTTCGGCTTCCACATCATCGACGGCTGCCGGACGCAGCTCACCCGGTGCCGGGCGGAGCAGAACGAGCGGGCCGGGTTCGAATTCTCCGAGCCGGGGCCGATCGCGGAGGGGTGCACCGCGGATGACGTGGGGGCGCCTCCGCTGTCCGCCGTTCCGGCGGGTGGCGGCGTCGGGGGCGGCGGTGGGGTCGGTGGCGGCGGTGGGGCAGCCCTGGGTCCGGGGGTGGGTCGCGAGTCGGCGGTAGGCCCGGGGCCGGGGGCTTCGTACGGCGGTACGGACGTTCCGGCACCGCGGTCGTCCCAACTGACCGCCGCCGCACAGGCGTTGGCTCCGTCCGCGGCAGCCTCGGCGGTGATCGGACCGATCCCGGACTGCCGGCCCGCCGAGGAGGCGCTCGCCGAGCTGGACTCGCTGGTCGGGCTGGCCACGGTGAAGCAGGAGGTGCGCACCCTGATCGACCTGATCTCGGTCGGGCGGCGCCGCCGCCAGGCGGGGCTCAAGGCGCCCTCGCTCCGCCGCCACCTGGTCTTCACCGGCGCCCCCGGCACCGGCAAGACCACCGTCGCCCGGCTCTACGGCGAGATCCTCGCGTCGCTCGGGGTGCTCCAGCGCGGCCACCTGGTCGAGGTGGCCCGGGTCGACCTGGTCGGCGAGCACATCGGCTCCACCGCGATCCGCACCGCGGCCGCCTTCGACCGGGCGCGCGGCGGGGTGCTCTTCATCGACGAGGCGTACGCGCTCGCCCCGGAGGACGGCGCTCGGGACTTCGGGCGCGAGGCGATCGACACCCTGGTCAAACTGATGGAGGACCACCGGGACGAGGTGGTCGTCATCGTGGCTGGCTACACCGCCGAGATGGAGCGCTTCCTCTCCGCCAACCCCGGTGTCTCCTCCCGTTTCTCACGCACCATCAGCTTCCCCGACTACACGGCGGACGAGCTGCTGGAGATCGCCCGGGCGCAGTGCGCGGAGCACGAGTACGCGCTCTCGGAGGGAACCGAGCAGGCGCTGCTCGCACACTTCGGAGGACTGGAGCGCGGCCCCAACTTCGGCAACGGGCGCACCGCTCGGCAGGTCTTCGAGAGCATGGTCGAGCGGCACGCGGTACGGGTCGCCCACCTCGCCGACCCGTCCACCGAGGAACTCCAGCTGCTCGTTCCGGCCGACCTGCCGACGGTGCCGCTGCCGTAG
- a CDS encoding PLP-dependent cysteine synthase family protein, translating to MSTQSGIERGPRPGIEPTVDVDRSDAEYRTWLKEAVRKVQADANRSADTHLLRFPLPAEWGIDLYLKDESTHPTGSLKHRLARSLFLYGLCNGWIRPGKPVIEASSGSTAVSEAYFAQLIGVPFIAVMAKSTSQAKIDLIEFHGGECHLVERSDEVYEASARLAEETGGHYMDQFTYAERATDWRGNNNIAESVFAQLRLEPHPEPAWIVATAGTGGTSATIARYVRYMQFDTRICVADPENSCFFDGWVRHDPDAVCESGSRIEGIGRPRMEPSFVPGAIDRMMKVPDAASIAAVRLLEQVLGKKAGASTGTGLWSALQIVAEMRAAGRTGSVVGLICDPGDRYLDKYYSDDWLAGERIDIAPYRAALESFLAGGPWTG from the coding sequence ATGAGCACCCAGTCCGGCATCGAGCGCGGCCCCCGGCCCGGCATCGAGCCGACCGTCGACGTCGACCGCTCCGACGCGGAGTACCGCACCTGGCTCAAGGAGGCGGTGCGCAAGGTCCAGGCCGACGCCAATCGCTCCGCCGACACCCACCTGCTGCGCTTCCCGCTGCCGGCCGAGTGGGGGATCGACCTGTACCTCAAGGACGAATCCACCCATCCGACCGGCTCGCTCAAGCACCGCCTCGCCCGCTCGCTCTTCCTCTACGGGCTCTGCAACGGCTGGATCCGCCCCGGCAAGCCGGTGATCGAGGCCTCCAGCGGCTCCACCGCCGTCTCGGAGGCGTACTTCGCCCAGCTCATCGGCGTGCCGTTCATCGCCGTCATGGCCAAGAGCACCAGCCAGGCCAAGATCGACCTGATCGAGTTCCACGGCGGCGAATGCCACCTGGTCGAGCGCTCGGACGAGGTGTACGAGGCCTCCGCCCGGCTCGCGGAGGAGACCGGCGGCCACTACATGGACCAGTTCACCTACGCCGAGCGGGCCACCGACTGGCGCGGCAACAACAACATCGCGGAGTCGGTCTTCGCCCAGCTGCGCCTGGAGCCGCACCCCGAGCCGGCCTGGATCGTCGCCACCGCCGGGACCGGCGGCACCTCGGCCACCATCGCCCGGTACGTGCGCTACATGCAGTTCGACACCCGGATCTGCGTCGCGGACCCGGAGAACTCCTGCTTCTTCGACGGCTGGGTGCGCCACGACCCGGACGCCGTCTGCGAGAGCGGGTCGCGGATCGAGGGCATCGGGCGGCCCCGGATGGAGCCGAGCTTCGTCCCCGGCGCGATCGACCGGATGATGAAGGTGCCGGACGCCGCCTCGATCGCGGCCGTACGACTGCTGGAGCAGGTGCTCGGCAAGAAGGCAGGGGCCTCCACCGGCACCGGCCTCTGGAGTGCGCTGCAGATCGTCGCCGAGATGCGGGCGGCCGGGCGGACGGGCAGCGTGGTCGGGCTCATCTGCGACCCGGGGGACCGCTACCTCGACAAGTACTACTCGGATGACTGGCTGGCCGGTGAGCGGATCGACATCGCGCCCTACCGGGCCGCGCTGGAGTCCTTCCTCGCCGGCGGCCCCTGGACGGGCTGA
- a CDS encoding MOSC domain-containing protein has product MQLTGLHVYPVKSMYRLSPETAEVHPWGLVGDRRWMLADPTGRFVSQRENTALGQIRPGLLPDGSLTLTAPDGSRIEVPAPAIAAGDPLADVEVWGDRFHAVEAAKEAHAWIAEHLGDYRLVHLDDPLARPVDPEYGRPGDTVSMADGFPLLLTTSASLDRLNELIAAEHPEDHETLPMERFRPNVVVAGTAPWAEDGWRRIRIGGLTFKVVKPCGRCVVTTTDQETGERRGKEPLRTLARHHRLLRKAAFGQNLIPERPVGVEGDVLGTLRVGDEVEVLEDGAHWPADGH; this is encoded by the coding sequence ATGCAGCTCACCGGACTCCACGTCTACCCCGTCAAGTCCATGTACCGCCTGAGCCCGGAGACCGCCGAGGTCCACCCCTGGGGCCTGGTCGGAGACCGCCGCTGGATGCTCGCCGACCCGACCGGACGCTTCGTCAGCCAGCGCGAGAACACCGCCCTCGGACAGATCCGGCCCGGGCTCCTGCCCGACGGCTCGCTGACGCTGACCGCCCCCGACGGCTCGCGGATCGAGGTGCCCGCCCCTGCCATCGCCGCCGGCGACCCGCTCGCCGACGTCGAGGTCTGGGGCGACCGCTTCCACGCCGTCGAAGCCGCCAAGGAAGCGCACGCGTGGATAGCCGAACACCTCGGCGACTACCGCCTGGTGCACCTGGACGACCCGCTCGCCCGGCCCGTCGACCCCGAGTACGGCCGGCCCGGCGACACCGTCTCGATGGCCGACGGCTTCCCGCTGCTGCTCACGACCAGCGCCTCGCTCGACCGGCTCAACGAGCTGATCGCCGCCGAGCACCCGGAGGACCACGAGACCCTGCCCATGGAGCGCTTCCGCCCCAACGTGGTGGTTGCCGGTACCGCGCCCTGGGCCGAGGACGGCTGGCGCCGGATCCGGATCGGCGGGCTCACCTTCAAGGTGGTCAAGCCCTGCGGCCGCTGCGTCGTCACCACCACCGATCAGGAGACCGGCGAACGGCGCGGCAAGGAGCCGCTGCGCACCCTGGCCCGGCACCACCGGCTGTTGCGCAAGGCCGCGTTCGGGCAGAACCTGATCCCCGAGCGGCCGGTCGGCGTCGAGGGGGACGTGCTCGGCACGCTGCGCGTGGGCGACGAGGTCGAGGTGCTGGAGGACGGGGCGCACTGGCCGGCCGACGGGCACTGA
- the mscL gene encoding large conductance mechanosensitive channel protein MscL: protein MFKGFRSFLLRGNVVDLAVGIVIGAAFTAVVTGFVSAFLTPLVGVASGAVGDFTQKTFEVAGTRFPYGLFVNAVIGFVLTAAVIYFAVVLPVGKLQTRFESAKPAPVAKVDCPECLSSIPAAATRCSFCTSEVAKPGLPAQTQALQSH from the coding sequence GTGTTCAAGGGATTCCGCAGCTTCCTGCTGCGCGGCAACGTGGTGGACCTCGCGGTCGGCATCGTGATCGGCGCGGCCTTCACCGCCGTCGTCACCGGATTCGTCAGCGCCTTCCTCACCCCGCTGGTCGGGGTCGCGTCCGGCGCCGTCGGCGACTTCACCCAGAAGACCTTCGAGGTGGCCGGCACCCGGTTCCCGTACGGCCTGTTCGTCAACGCGGTGATCGGCTTCGTCCTCACCGCGGCGGTCATCTACTTCGCCGTGGTGCTGCCGGTCGGCAAGCTGCAGACGCGCTTCGAATCAGCCAAGCCCGCGCCGGTGGCGAAGGTGGACTGCCCGGAGTGCCTGAGCTCGATCCCGGCCGCCGCGACCCGCTGCTCCTTCTGCACCTCGGAGGTCGCCAAGCCGGGCCTGCCCGCCCAGACCCAGGCGCTGCAGTCACACTGA